One region of Turicibacter bilis genomic DNA includes:
- the rph gene encoding ribonuclease PH translates to MRANERKNNELRSVEFIPHYIINPEGAVLVSFGNTKVICTATIEHKLPPFMRGQGKGWITAEYSMLPRATNTRNIREAARGKVSGRTMEIQRLIGRSLRAAVDLEKLGERTIWIDCDVIQADGGTRTASITGAMVAMKLAFDKLVADGTIAESPLKEYLAAISVGILNGEVILDLNYEEDSAAEVDMNVIMTESGQFVEIQGTGEEATYSHAQLLEMLDVASQGIQQLIAMQKQIS, encoded by the coding sequence ATGAGAGCAAACGAACGTAAGAATAATGAACTAAGATCGGTAGAATTTATTCCCCATTATATAATTAATCCTGAAGGAGCCGTCCTTGTCTCATTCGGAAATACAAAAGTAATCTGTACAGCAACGATTGAACATAAGTTACCGCCATTTATGCGTGGACAAGGAAAAGGTTGGATTACAGCTGAATATTCAATGTTACCACGCGCAACTAATACACGTAATATTCGTGAAGCAGCACGCGGAAAAGTGAGTGGACGTACGATGGAAATCCAACGTTTAATTGGTCGCTCACTTCGTGCAGCTGTTGATTTAGAAAAATTAGGAGAACGTACGATTTGGATTGATTGTGATGTGATTCAAGCCGATGGTGGAACACGTACTGCATCGATTACAGGAGCAATGGTAGCGATGAAATTAGCGTTTGATAAATTAGTGGCTGATGGGACGATTGCTGAGTCTCCATTAAAAGAATATTTAGCCGCCATTTCGGTTGGAATTTTAAATGGTGAAGTCATTTTAGACTTAAATTATGAAGAAGATTCAGCAGCTGAAGTGGATATGAACGTGATTATGACAGAAAGTGGTCAATTTGTTGAAATTCAAGGAACAGGTGAGGAAGCAACATATTCTCATGCACAGTTACTTGAAATGTTAGACGTAGCAAGTCAAGGAATTCAACAATTAATCGCGATGCAAAAACAAATTAGCTAA